GCCTAACTCTAATGCTTCATTTGCCTGATTGCACGTGATTGGTgtcaaaccaaacaaacaagtcTTTTGATTTAGGGACTTGCCGGTGTCGTCCCAGCTCAAGGCATGCAGGAAGACAATCttgttttaatgaaattaagttGCCTTTTTAATTTGGGTTCACTGAAATCAGTCTGTTGGAATACACActttaatgtgtgtaattatttcaTCTGATTAATAGGATGCAATTTGTGTCTCTGTATCTTTGTGTATGAAGGTTTCCCCTCTATTATGAAATAAAGATTGCCTGTGTGATCTGGCTCGTGTCTCCCTACACTAGAGGAGCCAGTGTAATCTACAGAAGGATCCTACATCCTCTACTGACTTCGAAAGAAAGGGTAATTGTGCTTTTTAATTCACCTTAATTGCTCCCACTGATGgcttatatttcttatattagtattatcattagatattacattatattaacaGTATTTGAACTTGGATGACAGTGTTCACTAATGTAGTTCTGCCTCAAACTTCACTAATTACACAAAATGTGAGTTCGTCCTTATAggcattttttaatatatacttccatcttattatttattcataaatccaTAAGTCTAATACTGATAGCTAACCCATAACAATTTCTACATGCAAGAAGTACACTGTATTTAAACTTTCAATTTGactacactcaccggccacaaCTGCCCAGTTTTGGTGATTCTGTgaccactgtagcctcagattcctgttcttgactgacagaagtggaacccagtgtggtctccCGCTATTGTATCTCGTCCGCCTCAGTGTTTGACGTGTTGtctgttctgagatgcttttctgctaaccgcagttgtaaagagtggttatttgacttaACCTTCCTGTGACCTcgaaaccaatctggccattctcctctgatatCTTTCATCAGTAAGGCGTTCTGTCTGCAGCACTgtcgctcactggatgttttttgttttttcgcactattatgtgtaaactctagagactggtgtgtgttaaaatcctaggagatcaacagtttctgaaatactcaaacccagcccatctggcatcaacaaaACCATGCCACAGCCACTGagaaagtcactgaaatcacatttttctgatgtttgatgtgaacattaactgaaaatCTTGTCCTgagtctgcatgattttatgcattgtattgctgccacatgattggctgactggataattaaTGGATTAAAGTGGCCTGTGAGTGTATGTTCTTTGTGTTTAATATAAAGCCTTGGTaggttatttttattcataaaatgtttaacattacACAGATTATATTAGTAAGAATGTTCAAGttcatatatgtataatatgttATGATGGAGGTGTAGCAGTATGCTGAATTGTCAGCTAAACAAAACTATCCACTGTAGGAGTTGCAGAGGTATTTCTGAAATCAGGTTTTAGGGCATTCAAGTTTTCAAGATTCCACTTCAGCACACCTAAGATTTATGTTCCGATTTTATCTACTATCTTGTTGTGAATTTGCTCGTATGAACCTCTAACCTTCACTTTGTCTTGCTTCAAGGAAATCGATGACTACATTGTTCAAGCTAAAGAGCGCAGCTATGAAACAATGCTTCACTTCGGCAAACAGGGCCTAAGTATAGCAGCTACCGCAGCTGTCTCTGCAGCTGTCAAGGCAAGTGATGAACTGCATGaccatgtgggtgtgtgtgcgctcatGTGCGCTACAGCTCTTGTCACTGGgtgtatttgtgtaaatgtATCTGGTGTTTCTATGGGCGTACATATTTGTAGGccactgttctgttttgtttatattaGTTATGTATGTAGGATTGCCTCTTAGCATGGAATTTTAGacagtgaattattttcctcaTATTTATTTCCATAACATTTTGGCTCCTTTATTGCAATATAAATCATAAAGATACATATCCACAGCGGCCCTAAAGGGTTGAAATAAAGCACACTGACATCCATTCGTAAGGAGAAAACATCTCCACTATAATCCTGACAAAACATGTCAGTCTATAATCAGCTGACGTCTTGATTTAAAGTAGCACACGTCAGGTTTACTTTTTTCTGAACAGAGGAGGAAGTGCCAGTAAGGAGCAGGACGCTTTTCCCAAAGGGATAATTCCCATTTCGTTTAAGCATTGTGGTGGTTTTTGTCTTtgtcctcttcttcttcttcatccttATTTCTCACCATGTTCATCTTGTCCTTTTTGATTCCTAACCCTTgttttgatctctctctcttcaccttTTACTGACATACTGTCCTATAGGAACTCTGCCTTCCTGCTCTCTCCAGTGGAGGTAATGGTATCCAGTCTACAGCATGGGAAAAGATGTGTCATTTAAACAAATCCTTtgttgtatttctttttctgtaaagTTTTCAAACTGGTTCACACATACAGTGTTAACCACTAATGATCTCTCCATCATAGCACACTCTACATCTGCACAGTAAAGCCTATCTTTTATGTGGTCTCATAATTACACTAGCAACGGGTCTTCATCTCTGTAGCACATTTAAACTTTGGGTCATAACGTTTGAAATGTTCATCcacatgcatgcatgtttaTTTGGTGAGTTTGTGATCAAAGTGCAATCATGTCGTGCTCAGCAAAGGCTAGCGtgtgatgtttaatattatGTTTGCTATTCTCAGGGCCAGGGTGCCATCACGGAGAAGCTGAGAAGTTTCAGCATGGCCGACCTTACCCAGATCTCGCAGGATGATGGGGGCAGCGAGCAGTACTCATCCTACTCCAGCTCCAATCCAGCAAGGAGAGCAATAGCCTCCACCCAGCACGACGGAGCCGGTACTGTTATCTCAGCTTACTGTAAATGTCGACTTAATGATTAACCTGCCCTTCTCCAAACACAGCTCAGTGTTAGTTCTCTGGTTCAAAGCACCGGGTATTGTTTGCCCCATGCTGGTGGTCTACTCTCTGCTGCCTTGAGGATTAATTAGTGCCACCTCTGTAGGTGGTAAATATGAACTCTGTCTTGCTTAACTAAGTTCTAGCCTTGTCTAGCGTGACGAAGAACGCTCTCTGCAGAATATAAAAGCCCACAGTGCTCTTGCAGAGGCTATTTTGACCACATCCAACAAGCTCATTGTTATCCGCTCCCAGCTCTTTGCAGCAAATAGAATGGATTTCATATTTGTCTCAAGCAGTAGAGGATAATAAAGCAAAGGCAGCACATTCAGAGCAGGAAAGCTTGGTGTTTTGTGCGGATTTGCGGTGGTAGGGGGTGGGGGCGCTGTGAGTCATAGTCTGAGCGGAATACCTAATGCACTCTATCTCAGTATGCTAATGTGCTAGTCACATTTGAAATTCCGCTGGCATCCAGGTCATTTTCATCTCATCTGCGATGGAGCCACAATAAAGCGAGTCACTTCAAAATGCCACCGCCAGAAAGAGATGGCCAAGGTTGTCTGCTGATGAAGCGAGCCGCTaattgtaggattttttttttcttcattcagaaAGATAACTGAGAAGACAAAAGCGGCTGTGTCATTCAGTCAGAACTCATTAAGAGCCCTGTTTTTGGTGTTTGTAAAGGAATGGGGTCAGCTGAGGGAATGCCGTCAAAGTGGCAAGTGGCTCTCTTTGTTCTTTGCTTCAGGCACTCATCCTCTTCCCTCCTCCCTTTCTTGCTGTTAGTCACATTCCTCAGTCATATGAGGCCTGAGGTGTTGTGGCCATTAAGGGCTGAATACTACTACCCCTTATTGGATTAAAGCCCTCAAAATGGAGCACTATAGAACATAATGCAGTTTTAAATGTGAGGGAAGTATTTACTTTCATCCTGACACATTATCTCTTGGTATGTATTGTCAGCAGATGGTTTCTCATAATCTCTTGGCTACGTCTGAAGTATTCTTATAGACACAGTAATTACAGATCTCATGACTAGGTTCTGTATTGCTTAAacccaaaaagcaaaaatagcTATGTAAAATGGACAGTGTGTCTACCATAATCAGAGGAAGTTGTTCTAGTTCACTAATGGAAAACATTTGTTGGGTTCTGCAGTCAAACAAAGGAAGCTCAAAGGCGAGACTGGGGCAGTCGCTGTATCTCTTCTGCC
The sequence above is a segment of the Pangasianodon hypophthalmus isolate fPanHyp1 chromosome 12, fPanHyp1.pri, whole genome shotgun sequence genome. Coding sequences within it:
- the reep3b gene encoding receptor expression-enhancing protein 3 isoform X2, whose protein sequence is MLHVRLLFGTLYPAYYSYKAVKTKNVKEYVRWMMYWIVFALYTVAETIADLTVAWFPLYYEIKIACVIWLVSPYTRGASVIYRRILHPLLTSKEREIDDYIVQAKERSYETMLHFGKQGLSIAATAAVSAAVKGQGAITEKLRSFSMADLTQISQDDGGSEQYSSYSSSNPARRAIASTQHDGADYYEDAEEERGDDESEAVFSEDEALTQRGIRRSQSTKVSRSKLRKDPRYGSLKIKGRRRPALNTMTYTSTDQ
- the reep3b gene encoding receptor expression-enhancing protein 3 isoform X3, which encodes MMYWIVFALYTVAETIADLTVAWFPLYYEIKIACVIWLVSPYTRGASVIYRRILHPLLTSKEREIDDYIVQAKERSYETMLHFGKQGLSIAATAAVSAAVKGQGAITEKLRSFSMADLTQISQDDGGSEQYSSYSSSNPARRAIASTQHDGADYYEDAEEERGDDESEAVFSEDEALTQRGIRRSQSTKVSRSKLRKDPRYGSLKIKGRRRPALNTMTYTSTDQ